One window of the Candidatus Eisenbacteria bacterium genome contains the following:
- a CDS encoding long-chain-fatty-acid--CoA ligase: protein MNTVSFLAIPAGIVPDQEAIVSGSERFTYAETFARVRKLAGALAALGVGRGTRVAALHTNTHRYVEAYYATAMLGGVFIPVNYRAKRPELEHMLKSSQARVLFVGERYLGEVDALRGSLPELRTLIGFDVERGEVQGYEGALAAAREHEEEAEVDDDDTSILMFTSGTTSLPKGVMLRYGDFSAYVTANVELADGTPRGAALLCAPLYHIAGATNMMTTLWTGRRLVLMPQFEPRAWLDLVERERVTHAFVVPTMMKHLLDHPDLERRDLSSLEIFSYGGAQMPFPVIRRAIERLPKTIGFVNAFGQTETTSTLTILGPDDHRLEGTPEEVELRTKRLKSIGRPLPDVEVRIVDEDGKALPPDEVGEIHVRTPRAMKGYAGAKDSPFTADGWLPTRDMGWVDQDGYLYIAGRKDDMIIRGGENIAPAEVEAVLVSHPAVDEAAVVGVPDVEWGQRVAAFVVLRPGARATEAELGEFCRARLASFKKPEIFQFLAELPKNPMGKVLRRELRVQPAS from the coding sequence ATGAACACCGTCAGCTTCCTCGCCATTCCGGCCGGCATCGTGCCGGATCAGGAGGCGATCGTATCCGGCTCCGAGCGCTTCACGTATGCCGAGACGTTCGCGCGTGTGCGCAAGCTCGCCGGCGCGCTCGCGGCGCTCGGCGTCGGGCGCGGCACGCGGGTCGCGGCCCTGCACACGAACACGCATCGCTACGTCGAGGCCTACTACGCGACCGCCATGCTGGGCGGCGTCTTCATTCCGGTGAACTACCGGGCCAAGCGTCCCGAGCTCGAGCACATGCTGAAGTCGAGCCAGGCCCGGGTCCTGTTCGTCGGCGAGCGCTATCTCGGCGAGGTCGACGCGCTGCGGGGCTCGCTCCCCGAGCTGCGCACCCTCATCGGCTTCGACGTCGAGCGCGGCGAGGTGCAGGGCTACGAGGGCGCGCTCGCGGCCGCGCGAGAGCACGAGGAAGAGGCGGAGGTCGACGACGACGACACGAGCATCCTCATGTTCACGAGCGGCACGACCTCGCTCCCGAAGGGCGTCATGCTGCGGTACGGCGACTTCTCGGCGTACGTCACCGCCAACGTCGAGCTGGCCGACGGCACGCCGCGCGGCGCCGCGCTGCTCTGTGCGCCGCTCTACCACATCGCGGGCGCCACCAACATGATGACGACGCTGTGGACCGGTCGCCGCCTCGTGCTGATGCCGCAGTTCGAGCCGCGGGCGTGGCTCGACCTCGTCGAGCGCGAGCGCGTGACGCACGCCTTCGTCGTGCCGACGATGATGAAGCATCTGCTCGACCACCCCGACCTCGAGCGGCGCGATCTCTCGAGCCTCGAGATCTTCTCCTACGGCGGCGCGCAGATGCCGTTCCCCGTGATCCGCCGTGCGATCGAGCGCTTGCCGAAGACGATCGGGTTCGTGAACGCCTTCGGGCAGACGGAGACGACGTCGACGCTCACGATCCTGGGTCCGGACGATCACCGCCTCGAGGGGACGCCGGAGGAGGTCGAGCTGCGCACGAAGCGCCTCAAGTCGATCGGCCGCCCGCTGCCCGACGTCGAGGTCCGCATCGTCGACGAGGACGGCAAGGCGTTGCCGCCGGACGAGGTCGGCGAGATCCACGTGCGCACGCCGCGCGCCATGAAGGGATACGCCGGCGCGAAGGATTCGCCCTTCACGGCCGACGGCTGGCTTCCGACCCGCGACATGGGCTGGGTCGACCAGGACGGGTACCTCTACATCGCGGGGCGCAAGGACGACATGATCATCCGCGGCGGCGAGAACATCGCGCCCGCCGAGGTCGAAGCCGTGCTCGTGTCGCACCCCGCCGTCGACGAGGCGGCGGTCGTGGGCGTGCCGGACGTCGAGTGGGGGCAGCGCGTGGCCGCGTTCGTCGTGCTGCGGCCCGGCGCGCGCGCGACCGAAGCCGAGCTGGGCGAGTTCTGCCGCGCGCGGCTCGCGAGCTTCAAGAAGCCCGAGATCTTCCAATTCCTCGCCGAGCTGCCGAAAAACCCGATGGGGAAGGTCCTGCGACGCGAGCTCCGGGTGCAGCCGGCGTCGTGA
- a CDS encoding enoyl-CoA hydratase/isomerase family protein, with amino-acid sequence MRARGGRPAVTAAITDAVAWVTLSRGERGNRLDLDVMQGLADACAAIALDPQVRVVVLQASGRDFSLGLPARLAWPPASWPDGVAAVAALSQPVVAAIDGEARGWGFALALAADVRIATARTVFCAPEVRDGRLPGGGLTQRLPRIVGAGRALALLVLGERVRAREAAAWGLLAEVVPPARLTRAAAARARDLAARGPVALRYAKEAVYRALDLPLEDGLRLEHDLYVLLQTTADRREGIDAFLARRPPRFGDR; translated from the coding sequence GTGAGGGCGCGTGGCGGGCGTCCGGCGGTCACGGCGGCGATCACGGACGCCGTCGCGTGGGTGACCCTGTCGCGCGGCGAGCGGGGGAACCGTCTCGATCTCGACGTCATGCAGGGTCTCGCCGACGCCTGTGCGGCGATCGCGCTCGACCCGCAGGTGCGCGTCGTCGTGCTGCAGGCGTCGGGACGCGACTTCAGTCTCGGGTTGCCGGCGCGCCTCGCGTGGCCGCCCGCGTCGTGGCCCGACGGTGTGGCGGCGGTCGCGGCGCTCTCGCAGCCGGTCGTCGCCGCGATCGACGGCGAGGCGCGCGGCTGGGGTTTCGCGCTCGCGCTCGCGGCCGACGTCCGGATCGCCACCGCGCGCACCGTCTTCTGCGCGCCCGAGGTCCGCGACGGCCGGCTGCCGGGCGGCGGCCTCACGCAGCGCCTCCCGCGGATCGTCGGGGCGGGAAGGGCGCTGGCCCTGCTGGTCCTCGGGGAGCGCGTGCGCGCCCGCGAGGCGGCCGCATGGGGGCTCCTCGCCGAGGTCGTTCCGCCGGCGCGGCTGACGCGTGCGGCGGCAGCCCGGGCCCGCGACCTCGCAGCGCGGGGACCGGTCGCCCTCCGCTATGCGAAGGAGGCGGTGTACCGCGCGCTCGATCTCCCGCTCGAGGACGGCCTGCGCTTGGAACACGATCTGTACGTGCTATTGCAGACCACGGCGGACCGCCGGGAGGGCATCGACGCCTTCCTCGCACGGCGCCCGCCGCGGTTCGGCGATCGATAG
- the coaD gene encoding pantetheine-phosphate adenylyltransferase produces MQRVAVYPGSFDPITNGHADLVARSLQVFDKVIVAVAFNPHKDASWFTPDERVAMIREVFKAEGACVEADKFSGLLVDYAVSKGANVIVRGLRAVADFEYEFQMTMMNRHLVPQVETIFMMTSESHFYTSSRLVKEVVGLGGDVAGLVPDAVLPRLKARAKQPRA; encoded by the coding sequence GTGCAGCGCGTTGCAGTCTATCCAGGCTCGTTCGATCCGATCACCAACGGCCACGCCGATCTGGTTGCGCGCAGCCTGCAGGTCTTCGACAAGGTGATCGTGGCCGTCGCGTTCAATCCCCACAAGGACGCGTCGTGGTTCACGCCCGACGAGCGCGTCGCGATGATCCGCGAGGTCTTCAAGGCCGAGGGCGCCTGCGTCGAGGCCGACAAGTTCTCGGGTCTCCTCGTCGACTATGCTGTGTCGAAGGGCGCCAACGTGATCGTCCGGGGCCTGCGCGCCGTCGCCGACTTCGAGTACGAGTTCCAGATGACCATGATGAACCGCCATCTGGTGCCACAGGTCGAGACCATCTTCATGATGACGAGCGAGTCGCACTTCTACACGAGCTCCCGGCTCGTGAAGGAGGTGGTGGGGCTCGGCGGCGACGTCGCGGGGCTCGTACCGGACGCGGTGCTGCCGCGTCTCAAGGCGCGGGCGAAGCAGCCACGCGCATGA
- a CDS encoding PLP-dependent aminotransferase family protein, producing MKTISFARGVPSADLLPAQAIAAAAARALERDPAGALSYGAPEGYLPLREWFASRYDVPVERVLLTNGSLQGVALVIEHLFRTPPDGLAVVEAPTYDRTILLLKRFGATVEALSLAPDGIDVEALERLCRSGRIPRALYVIPNFQNPAGVTTSRTKRERIVALAAEYGFIVIEDDPYHDVRFEGADEPTMLSMDRQSRVLHMTSMTKTVAPGVRIGALILPPDLWGKIRTLANDTYIGPTHLAQVTVAEYVRAGSYEPGLAHVRARLRERRDAMVAALERHLGGRASYVRPSGGYFLWVRLPGVDTDQLATAAEAAGVPFVRGSSCYPDGRGRDELRLAFSAVTPPDISAGIERLAALVP from the coding sequence ATGAAGACGATCTCGTTCGCGCGCGGCGTCCCGTCGGCGGACCTCCTGCCGGCGCAGGCGATCGCCGCGGCCGCAGCCCGCGCGCTCGAGCGCGACCCGGCGGGCGCGCTCTCGTACGGGGCGCCGGAGGGCTACCTCCCACTCCGCGAGTGGTTCGCGAGCCGCTACGACGTGCCGGTCGAGCGCGTGCTGCTCACCAATGGGTCGCTCCAGGGCGTGGCGCTCGTGATCGAGCACCTGTTCCGAACGCCGCCAGACGGGCTCGCCGTGGTCGAGGCGCCGACCTACGACCGCACGATCCTCCTCTTGAAGCGCTTCGGCGCCACCGTCGAGGCGCTCTCGCTCGCTCCCGACGGCATCGACGTCGAGGCTCTCGAGCGGCTGTGCCGGTCGGGGCGAATTCCGCGGGCACTGTACGTGATCCCGAACTTCCAGAATCCCGCCGGCGTCACGACCAGCCGCACGAAGCGCGAGCGCATCGTGGCGCTCGCGGCCGAGTACGGGTTCATCGTGATCGAGGACGATCCGTACCACGACGTGCGCTTCGAGGGCGCCGACGAGCCGACCATGCTGTCGATGGACCGGCAGTCGCGCGTGCTGCACATGACGTCGATGACCAAGACGGTCGCCCCGGGCGTCCGCATCGGCGCGCTGATCCTTCCGCCCGATCTGTGGGGGAAGATCCGCACGCTCGCGAACGACACCTACATCGGCCCCACCCATCTCGCGCAAGTGACGGTGGCCGAGTACGTTCGCGCCGGGTCGTACGAGCCCGGGCTCGCGCACGTGCGGGCGCGCCTGCGGGAGCGTCGCGATGCGATGGTCGCGGCGCTCGAGCGTCACCTGGGCGGGCGCGCCAGCTACGTCAGGCCGTCGGGCGGCTATTTCTTGTGGGTGCGCCTCCCCGGCGTCGACACCGACCAGCTCGCCACCGCGGCCGAGGCGGCCGGCGTGCCGTTCGTGCGCGGATCGTCGTGCTATCCCGACGGGCGCGGGCGCGATGAGCTGCGGCTGGCGTTCTCGGCCGTGACGCCGCCCGACATCAGCGCGGGGATCGAGCGCCTGGCTGCCCTGGTCCCCTGA
- a CDS encoding alanine-zipper protein, which produces MVVSTLAIGCSDKAEKAATRAEDAAKRAEAAASRVEAAAQRAEAAADKCERLFEKHTRK; this is translated from the coding sequence ATGGTGGTCAGCACCCTGGCGATCGGGTGCTCGGACAAGGCTGAGAAGGCTGCGACGCGCGCTGAGGACGCGGCCAAGCGTGCCGAGGCTGCGGCAAGCCGTGTCGAGGCCGCGGCCCAGCGGGCCGAGGCTGCCGCGGACAAGTGCGAGCGGCTCTTCGAAAAGCACACCCGGAAATAG
- a CDS encoding CarD family transcriptional regulator, protein MVSTTFKVGEKVVYPAHGVGVIEGIQTKVVSGSERKFYMLRILDSDMTIMIPTENVASVGLRRIIGKDMVAKVYKILRDKKVEIDQQTWNRRYREYTEKIKTGSVLEIAKVLRDLFVLKGDKELSFGERKMLDTARNLLVKELAIAKSFSEEKIIEELKTIFAN, encoded by the coding sequence ATGGTTTCGACGACGTTCAAGGTGGGAGAAAAGGTCGTGTATCCCGCGCATGGCGTGGGCGTCATCGAGGGCATTCAGACGAAGGTCGTCTCGGGGTCGGAACGGAAGTTCTACATGCTCCGGATCCTCGACAGCGACATGACGATCATGATCCCGACCGAGAACGTGGCTTCGGTCGGCCTGCGCCGCATCATCGGCAAGGACATGGTCGCCAAAGTCTACAAGATCCTGCGCGACAAGAAGGTCGAGATCGACCAGCAGACCTGGAATCGGCGCTACCGGGAGTACACCGAGAAGATCAAGACCGGCAGCGTGCTCGAGATCGCCAAGGTGCTCCGCGACCTCTTCGTACTGAAGGGCGACAAGGAGCTGTCGTTCGGCGAGCGCAAGATGCTCGACACCGCCCGCAATCTCCTCGTGAAGGAGCTCGCCATCGCGAAGTCCTTCAGCGAGGAGAAGATCATCGAAGAGCTGAAGACGATCTTCGCCAACTGA
- the larE gene encoding ATP-dependent sacrificial sulfur transferase LarE, whose protein sequence is MSAEPKVARLRELLGELDTALVAFSGGVDSSFLLRVAAEVLGPRCVALTTVSATTPEGDLDDARRLAGELGVEHVVRETDELAIPGYAENPVDRCYFCKDNLFAICRDEAERRGLDAILDGANLDDLGDHRPGLLAAAEQAVRHPLVEAGLTKADIRAASRELGLASWDRPASPCLSSRFPYGTRITHDGLARVAGAERVLRALGFHELRVRAHDAVARIEVPPDAMARLIDPVVRDAVTAELRRLGFAYVTLDLVGFRSGSLNEVLGAPKHKGPEG, encoded by the coding sequence ATGAGCGCCGAGCCGAAAGTCGCGCGGCTCCGCGAACTGCTCGGCGAGCTCGACACGGCGCTGGTCGCGTTCTCGGGCGGCGTCGACTCGAGCTTCCTGCTCCGGGTCGCGGCCGAGGTCCTGGGCCCGCGGTGCGTCGCGCTGACGACCGTCTCGGCGACGACGCCCGAGGGCGACCTCGACGACGCGCGCCGTCTCGCCGGCGAGCTCGGCGTCGAGCACGTCGTGCGCGAGACCGACGAGCTCGCCATTCCCGGGTACGCCGAGAACCCCGTGGATCGCTGCTATTTCTGCAAGGACAACCTGTTCGCGATCTGCCGGGACGAGGCGGAGCGGCGCGGGCTCGACGCGATCCTCGACGGCGCCAACCTGGACGACCTGGGCGATCACCGGCCCGGCCTCCTCGCCGCCGCCGAGCAGGCGGTCCGCCACCCGCTCGTGGAAGCCGGGCTCACCAAAGCCGACATCCGCGCCGCGAGTCGCGAGCTGGGGCTCGCGAGCTGGGATCGTCCGGCGAGCCCGTGCCTGTCGTCGCGCTTCCCGTACGGGACGCGCATCACGCACGACGGCCTCGCGCGCGTCGCGGGAGCGGAGCGCGTCCTCCGCGCGCTCGGGTTCCACGAGCTCCGCGTGCGCGCGCACGACGCGGTTGCGCGCATCGAGGTGCCGCCGGACGCGATGGCACGTCTGATCGATCCGGTCGTTCGTGACGCCGTCACGGCGGAGCTCCGCCGGCTCGGCTTCGCGTACGTCACGCTCGACCTCGTCGGCTTCCGCAGCGGCAGCCTGAACGAGGTCCTCGGCGCCCCGAAACACAAAGGGCCGGAGGGCTGA
- the cysK gene encoding cysteine synthase A, with amino-acid sequence MPLPCHVAHSVLDLIGQTPVVRLNRLPQLEGLQAEVWAKLENRNPGGSVKDRICLSMIEAAERSGALVRGGTIIEPTSGNTGIGLALVAAVKGYRLVLTMPDTMSEERRSLLMGYGARLEMTPDTKGMHAAVRRAEELLAEHADWYMPQQFTNPANPDAHRRTTGPEILRQLPRVDAFVAGVGTGGTITGVGEVLRDRDPQVRIVAVEPAASPVLSGGAPGFHQIQGIGAGFVPDILDTRIYDEVMGISDDVAATHARALARYEGHLVGISSGANCAAAIDVARRLGKGAVVLTVFCDTGERYLTTGLFRAEGI; translated from the coding sequence ATGCCGCTCCCCTGCCACGTCGCCCACTCCGTGCTCGACCTGATCGGCCAGACGCCGGTCGTCCGCCTGAATCGGCTCCCACAGCTCGAAGGCCTCCAGGCCGAGGTGTGGGCCAAGCTCGAGAACAGGAATCCCGGCGGGAGCGTCAAGGATCGCATCTGCCTCTCCATGATCGAAGCGGCCGAGCGCAGCGGTGCGCTCGTGCGCGGCGGGACGATCATCGAGCCGACGAGCGGCAACACCGGCATCGGCCTCGCGCTGGTCGCGGCGGTGAAGGGCTATCGCCTGGTCCTCACGATGCCCGACACGATGAGCGAGGAGCGCCGATCGCTTCTCATGGGCTACGGCGCGCGGCTCGAGATGACGCCGGACACGAAGGGCATGCACGCCGCCGTGCGACGGGCCGAGGAGCTGCTCGCCGAGCACGCGGACTGGTACATGCCGCAGCAATTCACGAACCCCGCCAACCCCGACGCCCACCGGCGAACGACCGGGCCCGAGATCCTGCGGCAGCTTCCGCGCGTCGACGCGTTCGTCGCCGGCGTCGGCACCGGCGGCACGATCACGGGCGTCGGCGAGGTGTTGCGCGACCGCGATCCGCAGGTCCGGATCGTCGCCGTGGAGCCGGCCGCCTCGCCGGTCTTGTCGGGCGGCGCACCCGGGTTCCACCAGATCCAGGGAATCGGCGCCGGCTTCGTGCCGGACATCCTCGACACTCGCATCTACGACGAGGTCATGGGCATCTCCGACGACGTCGCGGCCACGCACGCGCGCGCGCTGGCCCGCTACGAGGGACACCTGGTCGGCATCTCGTCGGGCGCCAACTGCGCCGCCGCGATCGACGTCGCCCGGCGGCTCGGCAAAGGCGCCGTCGTCCTGACGGTCTTCTGCGACACCGGCGAGCGCTACCTCACGACCGGCCTCTTCCGCGCCGAGGGCATCTGA
- a CDS encoding glycosyltransferase family 9 protein, whose product MNEGSNPRVVLLFPGALGDFLLALPALRALRSRHAGVHATLVVAGWLRALAGHAGVADACASLDDADTAGLFAGTRVPGWLADRPLVHSWLGRDDPGFRARLAALASRAEVHGVERGAGPEHAAVAYARAVGLGASLTELAAGARLRRPPSPRAETLVARLRRPILVVHPGAGSPAKRWSLGGFGAVTTAWRDAGGEVVRLVGPAEAELPAIAGTHEAAGWELLDVAALLAATDAYLGNDGGVSHLAAAVGARGVAVFGPTSARRWRPLGDAVVAVQGHGDASGIALESLPARVVLDALRGATRLP is encoded by the coding sequence GTGAACGAAGGGTCAAACCCGCGCGTCGTTCTGCTCTTTCCGGGCGCGCTCGGAGATTTCCTGCTCGCGCTGCCGGCGTTGCGCGCGCTCCGCAGCCGCCACGCAGGCGTGCATGCGACGCTCGTCGTCGCGGGCTGGCTGCGCGCGCTCGCCGGCCACGCGGGCGTCGCCGACGCGTGCGCGAGCCTCGACGACGCCGATACGGCCGGCCTCTTCGCCGGCACGCGCGTGCCGGGCTGGCTCGCGGACCGTCCGCTCGTCCATAGCTGGCTCGGTCGCGACGATCCGGGATTCCGGGCGCGACTCGCCGCGCTCGCGAGCCGGGCCGAGGTCCACGGCGTCGAGCGGGGTGCGGGCCCCGAGCATGCGGCCGTGGCCTACGCCCGAGCGGTCGGGCTCGGTGCGTCGCTTACGGAGCTCGCAGCCGGAGCGCGACTTCGCCGTCCGCCCTCGCCGCGCGCCGAGACGCTCGTCGCCCGTCTTCGCCGCCCGATCCTCGTCGTTCATCCGGGTGCGGGGAGTCCCGCCAAGCGCTGGTCGCTCGGCGGGTTCGGTGCGGTCACCACGGCGTGGCGCGACGCCGGAGGGGAGGTGGTCCGGCTGGTCGGACCCGCCGAGGCGGAGCTCCCGGCCATCGCCGGGACGCACGAGGCGGCGGGCTGGGAGCTGCTCGACGTCGCCGCGCTCCTCGCAGCGACCGACGCCTACCTGGGCAACGACGGCGGCGTCAGCCACCTCGCGGCCGCTGTGGGCGCGCGCGGTGTCGCCGTGTTCGGGCCGACGTCGGCGCGGCGATGGCGGCCGCTCGGGGACGCGGTGGTCGCCGTCCAAGGACACGGCGACGCCAGCGGCATCGCGCTCGAATCCCTGCCCGCTCGCGTCGTGCTGGACGCGCTGCGAGGCGCGACGCGGCTGCCTTGA
- a CDS encoding DUF1844 domain-containing protein produces the protein MDEHQDKPGGFRVTDRRRFTDAGQEREPGDETPGEGGAAPAGGPAGSPDSEPAEPVTFSTFLLGLSTQALLHLGEIPDPTSGQTERDLVAAKHVIDIIGILQQKTKNNLEQAETGLLESVLYDLRMRYVALVRGTKKEGS, from the coding sequence ATGGACGAGCATCAGGACAAGCCCGGCGGATTCCGCGTCACCGATCGTCGTCGGTTCACCGACGCGGGCCAAGAGCGCGAACCGGGGGACGAGACGCCGGGTGAGGGCGGTGCGGCCCCGGCGGGCGGCCCCGCCGGGTCGCCGGACTCGGAGCCGGCCGAGCCGGTCACCTTCTCGACGTTCCTGCTCGGCCTCTCGACCCAGGCGCTCCTGCACCTGGGCGAGATCCCCGATCCCACGAGCGGGCAGACCGAGCGAGACCTCGTCGCTGCCAAGCACGTGATCGACATCATCGGCATCCTGCAACAGAAGACGAAGAACAACCTCGAGCAGGCCGAGACGGGGCTGCTCGAATCGGTCCTGTACGATTTGCGCATGCGGTACGTGGCGCTGGTGCGCGGGACGAAGAAGGAGGGTTCATGA
- a CDS encoding DegQ family serine endoprotease — MTSRSNRRAVLIALAAGFVIGVGVSMRFDLLPRGEAVSLFGGDGASSPPTVTLPSFADLAEHVSPAVVNISTTQEMKSPHGLGGPGAPGGPGGPGGDDDDQFQEFFGPFERFFNMPRRPYKARSLGSGFIIDPKGYIITNNHVVENADEIVVKLSTGKEYKAKVVGRDAKTDIALIELKGASDLPAVKLSDSEGIRVGDWVVAIGNPFGLENTVTAGIVSALGRHINQGPYDNFIQTDAAINPGNSGGPLLNTKGEVVGINTAIFSRGGGNIGIGFAIPISLAHEIVPQLKERGHVTRGWLGVMIQKVTPDIAESLGLEDTKGALVADVVKEGPAEAAGLKQGDVIVEFDGKPVVDSAELPLLVARTGVGKSVKLKIIRDKNSQEVTVKIAELKDEEQAESGGSTSDDLGLAVQSLTPDLAENLNLDKSLKGVVVTQVEPGGPAAEAGLRRGDVILEVNRKPVKNAAAFQKSIREAGKGKSLLFLVRRGDNTIFLALKPPAG, encoded by the coding sequence ATGACTTCACGATCCAACCGGCGGGCGGTGCTGATCGCGCTCGCCGCGGGTTTCGTGATCGGCGTCGGCGTGAGCATGCGGTTCGATCTGCTTCCCCGCGGCGAGGCGGTGAGCCTCTTCGGCGGTGACGGCGCCTCGTCGCCGCCGACCGTGACCCTGCCGAGCTTCGCAGATCTGGCCGAGCACGTCTCGCCGGCGGTCGTGAACATCTCGACCACCCAGGAAATGAAGAGCCCGCACGGCCTGGGCGGCCCCGGTGCCCCCGGCGGCCCGGGTGGCCCCGGCGGCGACGACGACGATCAGTTCCAGGAGTTCTTCGGACCCTTCGAGCGCTTCTTCAACATGCCGCGCCGGCCGTACAAGGCGCGGAGCCTCGGCTCGGGGTTCATCATCGATCCGAAGGGCTACATCATCACCAACAACCACGTGGTCGAGAACGCCGACGAGATCGTCGTGAAGCTCTCGACGGGCAAGGAGTACAAGGCGAAGGTCGTCGGGCGCGACGCCAAGACGGACATCGCCCTCATCGAGCTGAAGGGCGCTTCGGATCTCCCGGCGGTCAAGCTGAGCGACTCCGAGGGGATTCGGGTCGGCGACTGGGTGGTCGCCATCGGCAACCCCTTCGGGCTCGAGAACACGGTGACCGCCGGCATCGTCTCCGCGCTCGGCCGTCACATCAATCAGGGACCGTACGACAACTTCATCCAGACCGACGCGGCCATCAACCCGGGCAACTCCGGCGGGCCGCTCCTCAACACGAAGGGCGAGGTCGTCGGCATCAACACCGCCATCTTCAGCCGCGGCGGCGGCAACATCGGCATCGGCTTCGCGATCCCGATCAGCCTCGCCCACGAGATCGTCCCGCAGCTGAAGGAGCGAGGCCACGTCACCCGCGGCTGGCTCGGTGTCATGATCCAGAAGGTCACGCCCGACATCGCCGAGTCCCTCGGTCTCGAAGACACCAAGGGCGCCCTCGTCGCCGACGTCGTGAAGGAAGGGCCGGCGGAGGCCGCGGGCCTGAAGCAGGGCGACGTGATCGTCGAGTTCGACGGCAAGCCGGTCGTCGACTCGGCGGAGCTGCCGCTTCTGGTCGCGCGCACCGGCGTCGGCAAGAGCGTCAAGCTCAAGATCATCCGCGACAAGAATTCGCAGGAGGTCACGGTCAAGATCGCCGAGCTGAAGGACGAGGAGCAGGCCGAGTCCGGCGGCAGCACGAGCGACGATCTCGGCCTCGCAGTGCAGTCGCTCACGCCGGACCTGGCGGAGAACCTGAACCTCGACAAGAGCCTCAAGGGCGTGGTCGTGACGCAGGTCGAGCCGGGTGGACCGGCGGCCGAGGCCGGGCTGCGGCGCGGCGACGTCATCCTGGAGGTGAACCGCAAGCCGGTGAAGAACGCGGCCGCCTTCCAGAAGTCGATCCGTGAGGCCGGCAAGGGCAAGAGCCTCCTCTTCCTCGTGCGCCGCGGCGACAACACGATCTTCCTCGCGCTGAAGCCGCCTGCAGGCTGA
- the tsaD gene encoding tRNA (adenosine(37)-N6)-threonylcarbamoyltransferase complex transferase subunit TsaD, whose translation MVVLGIETSCDDSAAAVLRDGRLAGSVVSSQHAVHGPYGGVVPELASREHVRHVLAVIDGALTQAGATLDDVGGIAVTRGPGLIGSILVGLSVAKGIALRRRLPLVGVNHLEGHLVAVNLDRPADDPVPLPFLALIVSGGHSGLYLARAPGDYRCLGRTRDDAVGEAFDKVAKALGLGYPGGPAIDRLAVGGDPKAVRFPRARLKRGRFDLSFSGFKTAVWQHVRANPPSEAELPDIAASVQEALVDMLVDTTVEALEATGAERLVVSGGVSANRRLRERMTAMGAERGVEVLIPRPALCTDNAAMIALAGWPRLAAGEDDGPGVEADAALPFGAPWAA comes from the coding sequence GTGGTCGTCCTCGGCATCGAGACCTCGTGCGACGATTCGGCGGCCGCCGTCCTGCGGGACGGCCGGCTCGCCGGGTCGGTCGTATCCTCGCAGCACGCGGTCCACGGCCCCTACGGCGGCGTCGTGCCGGAGCTGGCGTCGCGCGAGCACGTGCGTCACGTCCTGGCGGTGATCGACGGCGCGCTCACGCAGGCGGGCGCGACGCTCGACGACGTCGGCGGCATCGCCGTCACGCGCGGCCCCGGCCTGATCGGCTCGATCCTCGTCGGGCTCTCGGTGGCCAAGGGGATCGCGCTCCGGCGGCGCCTGCCGCTGGTCGGCGTGAACCACCTCGAGGGTCATCTCGTGGCGGTGAACCTCGATCGTCCCGCCGACGATCCGGTGCCGTTGCCGTTTCTCGCCCTCATCGTGTCGGGCGGGCACTCGGGGCTCTACCTCGCCCGCGCGCCCGGCGACTATCGCTGTCTCGGCCGCACGCGGGACGACGCCGTGGGCGAAGCCTTCGACAAGGTGGCGAAGGCCCTCGGGCTCGGTTACCCGGGCGGACCTGCGATCGATCGCCTGGCGGTGGGCGGCGATCCGAAGGCCGTGCGCTTCCCGCGCGCGCGCCTGAAGCGCGGCCGCTTCGACCTCAGCTTCAGCGGTTTCAAGACCGCCGTGTGGCAGCACGTGCGTGCGAACCCGCCGAGCGAAGCCGAGCTGCCCGACATCGCCGCCAGCGTCCAGGAGGCGCTGGTCGACATGCTGGTGGACACCACGGTCGAGGCGCTCGAGGCGACCGGGGCCGAGCGGCTCGTCGTGTCGGGCGGCGTGTCCGCCAACCGGCGCCTGCGCGAGCGGATGACGGCGATGGGCGCCGAGCGCGGCGTCGAGGTCCTCATCCCGCGCCCCGCGCTCTGCACCGACAACGCCGCCATGATCGCGCTCGCGGGATGGCCGCGCCTCGCCGCGGGCGAGGACGACGGGCCCGGGGTCGAAGCCGACGCCGCGCTGCCGTTCGGCGCGCCCTGGGCCGCCTGA